A single region of the Actinoplanes sp. SE50/110 genome encodes:
- a CDS encoding IclR family transcriptional regulator: MPGPVQSIERAAAILRMLAGGPGRLGLTEIARSLDLAKGTTHGILRTLQGVGFVEQDRTSGQYQLGAALLHLGTSYLDINELRSRSINWADPLAARSGEAVRIGTVCEGQVLVVHHVFRPDDTFQTLDVGSLLPLHATALGKVLIAYRAGVLDSAPSPYTRKTIVTPRELAAALEQVRECGWAADVEEFTLGLAAVAAPIRGYGGLVIGAIGVSGPVERICDSHYTPRPHLVTSVRDAARAISREMGAARR, encoded by the coding sequence ATGCCGGGCCCCGTGCAGTCCATCGAGCGAGCGGCCGCGATCCTGCGGATGCTCGCCGGCGGGCCGGGCCGGCTCGGGCTCACCGAGATCGCCCGGTCCCTGGACCTGGCCAAAGGCACCACCCACGGGATCCTGCGGACGCTGCAGGGGGTGGGCTTCGTCGAGCAGGACCGGACCTCCGGGCAGTACCAGCTCGGCGCGGCCCTGCTGCACCTGGGCACCAGCTATCTGGACATCAACGAGCTGCGGTCCCGATCGATCAACTGGGCCGATCCGCTCGCGGCGCGCAGCGGGGAGGCGGTCCGGATCGGGACCGTCTGCGAGGGTCAGGTGCTGGTCGTGCACCACGTGTTCCGGCCGGATGACACGTTCCAGACGCTGGACGTCGGGAGCCTCCTGCCGTTGCACGCGACGGCGCTCGGGAAGGTGCTCATCGCGTACCGCGCAGGCGTCCTCGACTCTGCACCGTCGCCTTACACCCGGAAGACGATCGTCACGCCGCGGGAGCTCGCCGCGGCGCTGGAGCAGGTGCGGGAGTGCGGCTGGGCGGCCGACGTCGAGGAGTTCACCCTCGGGCTGGCCGCCGTCGCCGCACCGATCCGCGGTTACGGCGGGCTGGTGATCGGCGCGATCGGCGTGTCCGGGCCGGTCGAACGGATCTGCGACAGCCACTACACCCCACGGCCGCACCTGGTCACCAGTGTGCGGGACGCGGCGCGGGCGATCTCCCGGGAAATGGGAGCGGCCCGCCGATGA
- a CDS encoding MIP/aquaporin family protein → MAARLKVPGLLGELLAEFAGTLILILFGCGVVAQVVAAGIGDHDSIAWAWGLGVTLGVYVAARISGAHLNPAVTIALAVFKGFSWRKVAPYALAQFLGAFVAALLVRWNYTEVLNAKDPGLTIKTQGVFSTLPGNGSLPVGHWGAFRDQIIGTAILLFVILALTDMANTAPGANLGPFVVGLLVVAIGMAWGTDAGYAINPARDFGPRLASFFTGYSTAFRDQTGYLYFWIPIVAPIIGGVLGAGLYQYLIGRFLPTDEPQEVGEIPTARESLEANRG, encoded by the coding sequence ATGGCCGCACGACTCAAAGTTCCCGGACTGCTCGGTGAGCTTCTCGCGGAGTTCGCCGGCACGTTGATTCTGATCCTGTTCGGCTGCGGGGTGGTGGCCCAGGTGGTGGCCGCCGGCATCGGTGACCACGACAGCATCGCCTGGGCCTGGGGCCTGGGCGTCACCCTCGGCGTGTACGTGGCGGCGCGGATCAGCGGCGCCCATCTCAACCCGGCGGTGACCATCGCGCTCGCCGTCTTCAAGGGCTTCTCCTGGCGCAAGGTGGCCCCGTACGCACTGGCCCAGTTCCTCGGCGCGTTCGTCGCCGCGCTGCTGGTGCGCTGGAACTACACCGAGGTGCTCAACGCCAAGGACCCCGGGCTGACCATCAAGACCCAGGGTGTCTTCTCCACGCTGCCCGGCAACGGCAGCCTGCCGGTCGGGCACTGGGGCGCGTTCCGTGACCAGATCATCGGCACCGCGATCCTGCTGTTCGTCATCCTCGCGCTGACCGACATGGCCAACACCGCGCCCGGTGCGAACCTGGGACCGTTCGTGGTCGGCCTGCTGGTGGTCGCGATCGGGATGGCCTGGGGCACCGACGCCGGATACGCGATCAACCCGGCCCGCGACTTCGGGCCGCGCCTGGCGAGTTTCTTCACCGGGTACTCGACCGCGTTCCGAGATCAGACAGGCTATCTCTACTTCTGGATACCGATCGTCGCCCCGATCATCGGTGGTGTGCTGGGCGCCGGTCTGTACCAGTATCTGATCGGACGATTCCTGCCGACGGACGAGCCCCAGGAGGTGGGCGAGATCCCGACGGCGCGTGAGAGCTTGGAGGCGAACCGTGGCTGA
- the glpK gene encoding glycerol kinase GlpK — MADFVGAVDQGTTSTRFMIFDHGGNEVARHQLEHEQILPQAGWVEHNPIEIWERTVAVVRTAMQKANLSASDLAAVGITNQRETAVMWDRRTGRPYYNAIVWQDTRTDRIASALDRDGRGDVIRRKAGLPPATYFSGGKIQWILENVDGVREAAERGDAIFGNTDSWLLWNMTGGADGGNHVTDVTNASRTMLMNLETLQWDDELLSFFNIPRQMLPEIRPSSDPTGYGVARVAGPLGGEVPITGDLGDQQAATVGQVCFAPGEAKNTYGTGNFMLLNTGTNLVRSEHGLLTTVCYKLGDAAPVYALEGSIAVTGSAVQWLRDQLHLITSADQSEALAAQVPDSGGVYFVPAFSGLFAPYWRSDARGAIVGLSRFNTDAHIARATLESICYQTRDVVDAMAQDSGVTLDVLKVDGGITANNLCMQIQADVLGVPVSRPVVAETTALGAAYAAGLAVGFWKSTDELRENWNESQRWQPTWSAERRDQGHGRWKKAVQRTLDWVDVD, encoded by the coding sequence GTGGCTGACTTCGTCGGGGCCGTGGACCAGGGCACCACCAGCACCCGTTTCATGATCTTCGACCATGGCGGCAACGAGGTGGCCCGCCACCAGCTCGAGCACGAGCAGATCCTGCCGCAGGCCGGCTGGGTCGAGCACAACCCGATCGAGATCTGGGAGCGCACCGTCGCGGTGGTCCGCACCGCGATGCAGAAGGCCAACCTGAGCGCGAGTGACCTGGCCGCGGTCGGGATCACCAACCAGCGGGAGACCGCGGTGATGTGGGACCGGCGGACCGGCCGGCCCTACTACAATGCGATCGTCTGGCAGGACACCCGTACCGACCGGATCGCCTCCGCGCTGGACCGCGACGGCCGCGGCGACGTCATCCGCCGCAAGGCCGGGCTGCCGCCGGCCACCTACTTCTCCGGCGGCAAGATCCAGTGGATCCTGGAGAACGTCGACGGGGTCCGCGAGGCGGCCGAGCGCGGCGACGCGATCTTCGGCAACACCGACAGCTGGCTGCTGTGGAACATGACCGGCGGGGCGGACGGCGGCAACCACGTCACCGACGTGACCAACGCCAGCCGCACCATGCTGATGAACCTGGAGACCCTGCAGTGGGACGACGAGCTGCTGTCGTTCTTCAACATCCCGCGGCAGATGCTGCCGGAGATCCGGCCGTCGTCCGACCCGACCGGGTACGGCGTGGCCCGGGTCGCCGGCCCGCTCGGCGGCGAAGTCCCGATCACCGGCGACCTCGGCGACCAGCAGGCGGCCACCGTCGGGCAGGTGTGTTTCGCGCCCGGCGAGGCCAAGAACACGTACGGCACCGGCAATTTCATGCTGCTGAACACCGGGACGAACCTGGTGCGGTCGGAGCACGGGCTGCTCACCACGGTCTGCTACAAACTGGGTGACGCGGCACCGGTCTACGCACTGGAGGGCTCCATCGCGGTCACCGGATCGGCCGTGCAGTGGCTGCGCGACCAGCTGCACCTGATCACGTCGGCGGACCAGAGCGAGGCGTTGGCCGCGCAGGTCCCGGACAGCGGCGGGGTGTACTTCGTACCCGCGTTCTCCGGTCTGTTCGCTCCCTACTGGCGGTCCGACGCCCGCGGCGCGATCGTCGGGCTGTCCCGGTTCAACACCGACGCGCACATCGCCCGCGCCACCCTCGAGTCGATCTGCTACCAGACCCGGGACGTGGTCGACGCGATGGCCCAGGACTCCGGCGTGACCCTGGACGTGCTCAAGGTCGACGGCGGGATCACCGCCAACAACCTGTGCATGCAGATCCAGGCGGACGTGCTGGGCGTGCCGGTCAGCCGGCCGGTGGTCGCCGAGACCACGGCACTCGGCGCGGCGTACGCGGCCGGGTTGGCGGTCGGCTTCTGGAAGTCCACCGACGAGCTGCGGGAGAACTGGAACGAGTC